One Trachemys scripta elegans isolate TJP31775 chromosome 4, CAS_Tse_1.0, whole genome shotgun sequence genomic region harbors:
- the CD34 gene encoding hematopoietic progenitor cell antigen CD34 isoform X1, with protein MLLLGSLKATKRKQLFWTMFYVLSLMDNKVSGGNNHSSSVTTSPSAMNATITSVTPAITTVTLTETMAPKTISPTPEGKASTTEMTKVTEDTSPATSAGPTQTHMAVSDQSVSVKTSPDSQPNTSQAPFSTTAQAMTLEMVSTATTTVLTEQTSHSATTGTPPSSTVKPYDTSACQNIKHVKKPKVICLHLSEPDTCNNFLKTKGANLSMVICDTTSSYNHVSSPPCHIELAKSEVDPSCMLLIQAGIKDADAIDKLLQVRQPDLMKIGIKSHQLQSIERHQNIPRNTLIALVTSGLLLAFLSLAGYFLMKRRSWSPRGERLDEDLYYTENGSQGNTGITVASQEHSEPQEKPNLNRGAQKNGTGQASSKNGHSAKQHIVADTEL; from the exons ATGTTGTTACTGGGGAGTTTAAAAGCAACGAAGAGGAAGCAGCTTTTCTGGACAATGTTCTATGTTCTGAGCTTGATGG aCAATAAAGTTTCTGGTGGAAACAACCACAGCTCATCAGTCACTACTTCACCTTCAGCGATGAATGCTACTATCACCAGTGTAACACCAGCAATAACAACTGTCACTCTCACAGAAACGATGGCGCCTAAAACTATTTCACCAACACCAGAAG GAAAAGCAAGTACTACTGAAATGACCAAAGTGACTGAAGACACCAGCCCTGCGACTTCTGCAGGACCCACCCAAACACACATGGCTGTGTCAGACCAGTCAGTGTCAGTGAAAACATCTCCCGATTCACAGCCGAACACATCACAAGCTCCTTTCAGCACGACAGCACAAGCCATGACTTTGGAAATGGTTTCGACAGCCACTACTACTGTCCTCACAGAGCAAACTTCCCACTCAGCTACCACAGGAACCCCACCTAGTAGCACAGTGAAG CCCTACGACACCTCTGCTTGCCAGAATATTAAACATGTGAAGAAGCCCAAAGTGATCTGCTTGCATCTCAGTGAGCCCGACACATGT AATAATTTTCTAAAGACAAAGGGAGCAAATTTAAGTATGGTGATTTGTGACACAACCTCATCCTACAATCACGTCTCTTCTCCCCCATGCCACATTGAACTCGCCAAATCTGAGGTGGATCCTTCCTGCATGCTGCTCATTCAGGCTGGCATTAAAG ATGCAGATGCAATAGACAAGCTCCTCCAAGTACGGCAGCCTGATCTAATGAAG ATTGGAATAAAATCCCATCAACTGCAGAGTATTGAACGCCACCAGAACATTCCCCGGAACACGCTGATTGCCTTGGTCACATCTGGACTCTTGCTGGCGTTTCTGAGTTTGGCTGGATACTTCCTTATGAAACGACGGAGTTGGAGCCCCAGGGGAGAGAGGCTG GATGAAGACCTCTATTACACTGAAAACGGTAGCCAGGGAAATACAGGGATCACCGTGGCCTCCCAAGAGCACTCCGAGCCGCAGGAGAAGCCAAATCTCAACAGAGGGGCTCAGAAGAATGGGACTGGACAGGCATCCTCAAAAAATGGACATTCAGCCAAGCAGCACATTGTGGCTGACACTGAACTGTGA
- the CD34 gene encoding hematopoietic progenitor cell antigen CD34 isoform X2 produces MLLLGSLKATKRKQLFWTMFYVLSLMDNKVSGGNNHSSSVTTSPSAMNATITSVTPAITTVTLTETMAPKTISPTPEGKASTTEMTKVTEDTSPATSAGPTQTHMAVSDQSVSVKTSPDSQPNTSQAPFSTTAQAMTLEMVSTATTTVLTEQTSHSATTGTPPSSTVKPYDTSACQNIKHVKKPKVICLHLSEPDTCNNFLKTKGANLSMVICDTTSSYNHVSSPPCHIELAKSEVDPSCMLLIQAGIKDADAIDKLLQVRQPDLMKIGIKSHQLQSIERHQNIPRNTLIALVTSGLLLAFLSLAGYFLMKRRSWSPRGERLV; encoded by the exons ATGTTGTTACTGGGGAGTTTAAAAGCAACGAAGAGGAAGCAGCTTTTCTGGACAATGTTCTATGTTCTGAGCTTGATGG aCAATAAAGTTTCTGGTGGAAACAACCACAGCTCATCAGTCACTACTTCACCTTCAGCGATGAATGCTACTATCACCAGTGTAACACCAGCAATAACAACTGTCACTCTCACAGAAACGATGGCGCCTAAAACTATTTCACCAACACCAGAAG GAAAAGCAAGTACTACTGAAATGACCAAAGTGACTGAAGACACCAGCCCTGCGACTTCTGCAGGACCCACCCAAACACACATGGCTGTGTCAGACCAGTCAGTGTCAGTGAAAACATCTCCCGATTCACAGCCGAACACATCACAAGCTCCTTTCAGCACGACAGCACAAGCCATGACTTTGGAAATGGTTTCGACAGCCACTACTACTGTCCTCACAGAGCAAACTTCCCACTCAGCTACCACAGGAACCCCACCTAGTAGCACAGTGAAG CCCTACGACACCTCTGCTTGCCAGAATATTAAACATGTGAAGAAGCCCAAAGTGATCTGCTTGCATCTCAGTGAGCCCGACACATGT AATAATTTTCTAAAGACAAAGGGAGCAAATTTAAGTATGGTGATTTGTGACACAACCTCATCCTACAATCACGTCTCTTCTCCCCCATGCCACATTGAACTCGCCAAATCTGAGGTGGATCCTTCCTGCATGCTGCTCATTCAGGCTGGCATTAAAG ATGCAGATGCAATAGACAAGCTCCTCCAAGTACGGCAGCCTGATCTAATGAAG ATTGGAATAAAATCCCATCAACTGCAGAGTATTGAACGCCACCAGAACATTCCCCGGAACACGCTGATTGCCTTGGTCACATCTGGACTCTTGCTGGCGTTTCTGAGTTTGGCTGGATACTTCCTTATGAAACGACGGAGTTGGAGCCCCAGGGGAGAGAGGCTG GTCTAA